The Streptococcus equi subsp. equi nucleotide sequence AGCATGCTCAAACGCCTAAGATGTCCTATCATTCTTTAGCTCCTTAAATTTGTAGCCATAGCCGCGAATGGTTTGAATATACTGAGGCGCCTTAGGATTGTCCTCGATTTTTTCTCTGAGCTTGCCAATATGAACGTCTACCAGACGTGTTTCTTGGCCAAAGTCATAACCCCAGATACGCTCTAATAGCCGCTCACGCGTCAGGGTCATATTAGGGTGCTTCATGAGATAGAGCAGTAGCTCATATTCCTTTGGGGTTAACGGCAATAGCTCCTTGTCCTTATAGACCTCATGTCGCTCTGGGTACAGACGCAATTGACTCATCGTATAAAAAGGCTCACGACGCTCTTCACCATCACCAGAAATCTCTGCTTCAGTACGCCTTAAAATAGCCTTGACACGCGCTAATAATTCTCTAGGACTAAAGGGCTTGGTCACATAATCATCTGCCCCCAGCTCCAAAGCCAAAACCTTGTCAAATTCATCACTTTTAGCAGAAACCATCATAATTGGGGTTTTGCTTCCCTTAGCACGAAGCCTTTTGCAGACCTCGATACCGTCTAATTGCGGCAGCATAATATCTAACACAATAAAATCATAAGGTTCTCTTTCAGCTAATGCCAAGGCAGTACGGCCATCTGTTACCATCTCTGTCACAAAGCCCTCCTTGGCCAAGTGATAATCCAGTAGCCTTAAGATAGGCTCCTCATCATCTACTAATAATACTCGTTTTGTCATTTCATAGCTCCCATCAGCCACATTATATCATATTTGTCAGTCAATCTAATGACACACTGCTTGACGGCCTGAAGCCTAAAATCAATCAGAAGATAAAAAGATGTTTTAGCTTTGGCTTTACCGTCAAATGATTGTATAATAGAGCTATATTGATTGAAAGAAGGTATACCTATGGCAATTACTCATAAGAAAAATGACCAGCTCGAAAAGATGATGGCAGGCTTTGCGTCTATCCCAGATTTTGATAAGCCTTTAGAGCTTAACCAAGATGGAAAGCTAGTCACTGAAAAACCAAAGCCACAAGTCAAGACAGCTAAGCAGGACTAGCCCTTATTGGCGTCGTTAACATATAGAAAGGATACGGTGAATGTCGCTTTTTTCAAATCTGCCACCCAGCGTGCTTCAATGGTTTGCGATTTTTCTATCCATTATCATTGAAGCCCTGCCTTTTGTATTTTTAGGGACTATTTTATCTGGCTGTATTGAGGTTTTCGTCACGCCTGATTTAGTTCAAAGATACCTCCCTCAAAATAAGTGGCTAAGAATTTTATTTGGTACCTTTATTGGCTTTGTTTTTCCTTCCTGTGAATGTGGTATCATTCCTATTATTAATCGTTTTTTAGAAAAGAAGGTGCCTAGCTACACTGCTGTTCCCTTTTTAGCAACCGCTCCAATTATTAATCCGATTGTTTTATTTGCTACCTACTCTGCCTTTGGGAATTCGCTGCGCTTTCTCATGCTAAGGCTTTTAGGCGCCATTTTAGTGGCTGTCAGCCTTGGCATCATGCTAGCCTTCATTGTTGATGAGAACATTCTCAAGGAATCAACCCAGCCGGTGCATTGTCATACTTACAGTCACGAAAGCCTGCCAAAACGGCTTTACTTGGCACTGGCTCACGCTATTGACGAATTTTTTGATACAGGAAGGTATCTAGTCTTTGGGACCCTGATTGCTTCAGCCATGCAGATTTATCTGCCAACAAAGGTGCTGACAGCGATCGGACATAGCCCTTTGACAGCCATCTTAGTCATGATGCTCTTAGCCTTTATCTTATCTCTTTGCAGTGAGGCTGACGCCTTTATTGGAGCTTCGTTATTGTCAACCTTTGGAGTTGCTCCTGTTTTAGCCTTTCTCTTAATCGGCCCTATGGTTGACATCAAAAACCTCATGATGATGCTCAATTCCTTTAAGGGAGCCTTTATTGTTCAATTTATCAGTGTATCAGCTGTGATGATTACCATATATTGCTTACTTGTGGGGGTGCTGTGATGATTCGCTTTTTAATTTTAGCAGGCTATTTTGAGTTGACCATGTATCTAGAGCTATCTGGCAAGCTAAATCAATATATCAATATTCGTTACGCTTACTTAGCCTATATTTCTATGGTTCTATCCTTTATCCTTGCATTGGTGCAGCTATACACTTGGACTAAAAACATCAAGCTACACAGTCATTTAAAAGGTAAGGTCGCTCAGCTGACCAGTCCCCTTATCCTGGTCTTTCCTGTTTTGGTTGGCTTGTTAGTACCTACAGTCAGCTTGGATTCGACGACCGTTGCCGCCAAGGGCTATACCTTTCCATTAGCCGCAGGCGCTTCAAAAACAGGGGTCAGTGATGATGGTACTACTATTCAATACCTAAAGCCAGACACCAGCCTGTACTTTACCAAATCCGCCTATCAAAAGGAAATGCTCAATGAACTGAAAAAATACCAAGGCAAATCAGCCATCACCATTACCACTGACAATTATATGGAGGTAATGGAATTAATCTACCTTTACCCAGACGAATTCGTTGATCGTACGATTCAGTACACTGGCTTTGTCTATAATGAGCCAGGACATGACAGCTATCAATTCCTCTTTAGATTTGGGATTATCCATTGTATCGCTGATTCCGGTGTGTATGGGCTTCTGACCACTGGTAATCAAGAAAGCTATGCCAATAACACTTGGCTGACCGTCAAGGGCCAGCTGCACATGGAATATGACAAGACCCTAGAGCAGCAGCTTCCTGTCCTTCAAATCGAGGAAGCACACCAAGCCCCAGAGCCTGATAACCCTTATGTCTATAGGGTATTTTAACAAGCATTAAGCCTCCACACCTATGACACAGGTCTATGGAGGCTTTTTGTTAGGGGACAGTACAAAGACGTAATTGAGTTCGTTCCATTTAAATGAAATGGCTAAAAGCCGTATAGCATCAGCCTTTTAAAAGACGTGTGCTATACGGCTTTGCTATTGTTGGTAAAGCCTTTGAGGCTACTTTCTAGCTCTCCTCAGACAGGCTACGCCCATTGGTCTCAATGACCCTTTGATACCAAGCAAAGGATTTTTTCTTGTAGCGTGTCAAATGACCACTGCCATCATCATGTCGGTCGACATAAATAAAGCCATAACGCTTACTTAGCTGAGCAGTCGACATAGAAACACAATCAATACAGCCCCAGGAGGTATAGCCCATAATGTCAACACCGTCCTCAATAGCCTTAGCAACCTGCAATAAATGCTGCCTCATGTAATCAATCCGATAATCGTCCTGAACTGTCCAGTGACCATCCTTTGTCTGTACTAGCTTATCTTTGGCGCCAAGCCCATTTTCTACAATAAAGAGAGGAATTTGGTACCTATCATAGTAATCATTCAAGGTTATGCGAAGGCCAATTGGATCAATTTGCCAGCCCCATTCCGAAGAGGGCAGATGAGGATTAACCAAGCCACCTAAAATATTGCCCTCCCCTCGTTGATAATGATCCGGGTGATGAGACTGAGTCACACTCATGTAATAGCTAAAGGATAAAAAGTCAACCGTATGCTGCGCCAAAAGCTCACTGTCGCCCGGTTCAAATTGAATGTCAATGTGCTGCTCCTTAAAAAAGGATTTGGCATAGGAAGGGTATTTTCCTCTGACCTGAATATCTGAGAACAGGAGATTACGTTGCTCAAACTGCTTCGCAGCTAAAATATCCCTCGGATCAGAGGTCATTGGATAGGCTGGCATAGCCAAAATCATACAGCCTATTTTAAAAGCAGGGTTAATCAATCTAGCAAGCCTTGTCACACTAGCAGACGCTACTAATTCATGGTGAATCGCTTGATAAAGCTCCTGCGGAGTCAGCTTTTCCTTTGGTGTCATGATAGCACCACTGGTAAAAGGCATATGCAGGATTGAATTAACCTCATTGAAGGTTAACCAATACTTAACCTTGTTCTTGTAGCGCTGCATGACAGTTGTCGCAAAACGTTCAAAGAAGCCAACCATACGACGGTCAGTCCAGCCATTATAGACCTTAGCTAGATGCAGTGGGGTTTCGTAGTGAGATAGGGTCACTAAAGGCTCTATGCCATGTGCTATCAGCTCATCAAACAAATCGTCATAAAATTGTAGCCCTGCTTCGTTAGGCTCTGTCTCATCGCCCTGAGGAAAAATACGAGACCAAGCAATTGATGTCCGGAAAACCTTAAAGCCCATTTCTGCAAAGAGCGCCACGTCCTCCTTGTAGCGGTGATAAAAATCGATGGCCTCTAGCTTCAAATTAGCTGCTGTTGGCTCAGCTGTATAGTCTCCTAAGCCCCCTTCTGGTAAAACATCCTGAACCGACAAGCCTTTGCCATCTGTTAAATAAGCTCCCTCAACCTGATTGGCAGCAACTGCCCCTCCCCACAAGAAATCCTTTGGAAAACAAACCATATTATCTCCTCCTTCAATTCATCTCTTTAGAGAATAACGAGAGCAACATCATGCTGAGTGATATGCTCCTTGTTGTCATTAACAATGATTTCGAGCTGCTCAGAGCTATTGGTCACCACAAATGGAGTCACTAAAGAATAGCCCTTAGAGCCAATCAATTCAAGATCTATACGTAGCAGCGGCTGCCCCTGCTTAACAGTATCACCAGCCTTAACCAGCTGCTCAAAGCCCTGTCCTTTTAGCTCAACCGTATCAATACCAACATGAATTAAGACGTCAACTCCCTTGGCGTTCTTTAAAGCAATAGCATGCTTTGTTGGAAAAAGGGTGATAACCTCGCCATCAAATGGGGCATAGACATATTCCTCATTAGGTAAAATAGCCAGCCCCTCTCCTAAAAGCTTAGACGAAAAGGTTTCATCTGGCACCTCTGATAATGGAAGCACTGTGCCAACCATCGGAGCATAAATAGATTGCTTTGCTGATAAGCCACTTTTTACTGGCGTGCTATCCGAGTCAGCTGACCCCTCCTGGTCAACCTCCTCATCAATGCCAAAAAACCAGGTTAATGTAAAGGTTAGAGCAATTGTTAAGCCCGCTGCAATTAAGGCATTGGTAAAATTAGCAGAGCTAGTCGGGCTAATGTATTGTGGCAATCCAATTAGTGATGGCACCACAAAAGTATAAGAGGCTATATTAACAAAGCCAATATAGGCGCCCACAAGGCCACCAGAAATCATTGCAGCATAGAGCGGCTTTTTAAACTTTAGAGTAATGCCATAAAGAGCAGGCTCTGTAATTCCTGCCAATAAAGCTGATAAGCCTGCTGCTAAGGCAACCTGACGGGTTTGCTTTTGCTTTGATTGACATGCTACAGCCACCGCTGCTGATCCCTGAGCTAGGTTAGAGGCTAGCATTGCTGGGAGGATTAAAACATCTGGAGTTGCTACAGAGGCCGCCAGAAAAATAGGAGCAAAGGCCCAATGCATACCCGTCATAACAACAAGCGGCATAATTGCACCTAAAATAGCAAGAGCCAGCCAAGGAGCAATATGGTAAATCGCTAGCAGGCTATTAGACAAGCCCTGTCCTATAATAACACCCAGAGGTCCAATAACAACTAAGGCTAGAAAGCCTGAAATAAAAATAATCAAGGTCGGCTGCAGGAAGCTCTTCATCACACTCGGTACAAAACGGTTAACCTCTCGCTCAATGTATTGCATCAGGTAAACCATAATTAAAATCGGAATAACTGACGCACCATAGCTAGCAGGTGTCACCGGCGCTCCAAACAAAGCCATAGGTTTACCTGTAGCTACCATCGTAACAAAAGCTGGGTGTAGTAAAATCCCTGCAACAGTTGCTGCTAATACAGGTGTGACCTTAAAGCGTGCCGCAGCTGAATATGCAATCATGATTGGCATAAAATAATAAGCAGCATCTCCAAAAAAATTAATAAAAGCAACTGTTTGAGAGTCCGTACCTGCTAGACCAAGCATAGGCACCAAGATCCCAACCACCTTTAACATACCGCCTCCCAGTAAGGCAGGTATCAGTGGAGTAATCACACTAGCTATCGTTTCAATCAACCCTTCAATCATAGACTGCTTTTGACCAGCGCTAGAGCTCATATCAGTTTCATGAAACTGTCCTAGGGTCATAAATGCCTTATAATAATTGTTAACATCGTTTCCTAAAATAATTTGATACTGACCGTTTTGGCGCATGACTCCAATCACATTAGGAATAAGTTTGATTTTTTGATCTACCACTTGTTTATCATCTTTCAAAACCAAGCGTAACCGCGTGATGCAGTGGGTTACCTCTTGAATATTCTGCTCACCACCAACTGCTTCAAAAATGGCCTTGGCTGTTTCTTGATAAGTCATTTCATTACTCCTTCACATTTTTGACTAAACGTTTGATATGAACCGTTAAATACAAAAGCTCACTAGAGCTAAGCTGATAATGGTATGCTTTTTTCATGTGATGGCTAATTTGCCTAACACAGTGATATTCCTCTGGGTATTTATCCTTAACCATCAGCAGCAAATCAGTCTCGTCATCATCATAAGCCATGCCTGATAACACGCGCTGAGCAAATAGCTTCACATGAGTGATAAAGCGATAATAATCAATAGAGACTTCATCAAGCTCTGTCTTAAAATCAGCCTTGACCTTCTGTTCAATGTAAGACACAATTTCTGTCATTCGATGAGGCTCCTTGAAAGGATTATCAAGGCTCGCGTTGACAAAGTGCATCGCAATAAACGAAGCTTCATCTACAGCCAGAGCGACTCCTAGCTCACTGGCAATGACCTCTAAGGCCTTAACGCCAATCGCATATTCATCAGGATAATACCGTCTAATCTCCCAGCGCAAGGGATCACTAATGATCATCCCCTGCTTATGTCTTTCAATAGCTGAATGAATATGGTCTGTCAAATTGATATAGAGTATTTCATCTAAATTTTTACCCAGCTTAATTTTCCCTAGATTAATAAGCCTCTCTGAGCAAGCAACCACCTCTTGCGGAACAGCAATAAATAATTCAGTAAAACGGTTCATATTGTCACTATTTTTTAAAACAAATGACGCTTCGATAGCTTCACTATCGATATGGTCACCAATTCTTTTCTTAAAAGCAATCCCCTTTCCCATCAAAAGAATATCTAGCCCCTGATGGTTGGTCGAAATCGCTGCATTATGGTTTAAAACGCGTTTAATAATCATAAAAGTCCTAGTCCCTCATTGCTTCACAATAAAAAATGACCTATCCACAGCATGCTAAAAGGCCACACTGGAATAGGTCCCTGCTCACAAAACTGTGATAACATCCTTTAATATTCTGATTCATTTGTCATTAGCACGCTTACCCTAAGTAATCACATCTAATAACGTTTTCATTTTATCATCTCCTAAAGGTCCTGTCAAGCGTTTTCAAAAGGCTGTTTGACATTTGCCTCTAAACGAACCCCCTCATTCTCTTTGGCCAACAGCCGATAATCTGAGGCTTTCCTCTTAAAGTATGCCTTCTAATAGTCCCTTCATAAAGTCCTCAGAGTGAAATTCACCGATATCATCAATAGCCTCACCAAAGCCAATCAGCTTCACTGGGATATCCAATTCCTGACGAATAGCTAGGACAATTCCCCCCTTAGCTGTACCGTCAATCTTAGTTAAAATCAAGCCTGTGAGCGGTGTGATTTTTGAAAACTCCTTAGCCTGACTCAGAGCATTTTGCCCCGTTGAGGCATCGAGCGCTAGCAGGGTTTCGTGTGGGGCATCAGGTATGACACGCTTAATGATTCGTCCTATTTTTTCAAGCTCTGCCATTAGGTTGTCCTTATTTTGCAGGCGGCCTGCGGTATCAATCAGGAG carries:
- the bglF_2 gene encoding beta-glucoside-specific phosphotransferase system (PTS), IIABC component translates to MTYQETAKAIFEAVGGEQNIQEVTHCITRLRLVLKDDKQVVDQKIKLIPNVIGVMRQNGQYQIILGNDVNNYYKAFMTLGQFHETDMSSSAGQKQSMIEGLIETIASVITPLIPALLGGGMLKVVGILVPMLGLAGTDSQTVAFINFFGDAAYYFMPIMIAYSAAARFKVTPVLAATVAGILLHPAFVTMVATGKPMALFGAPVTPASYGASVIPILIMVYLMQYIEREVNRFVPSVMKSFLQPTLIIFISGFLALVVIGPLGVIIGQGLSNSLLAIYHIAPWLALAILGAIMPLVVMTGMHWAFAPIFLAASVATPDVLILPAMLASNLAQGSAAVAVACQSKQKQTRQVALAAGLSALLAGITEPALYGITLKFKKPLYAAMISGGLVGAYIGFVNIASYTFVVPSLIGLPQYISPTSSANFTNALIAAGLTIALTFTLTWFFGIDEEVDQEGSADSDSTPVKSGLSAKQSIYAPMVGTVLPLSEVPDETFSSKLLGEGLAILPNEEYVYAPFDGEVITLFPTKHAIALKNAKGVDVLIHVGIDTVELKGQGFEQLVKAGDTVKQGQPLLRIDLELIGSKGYSLVTPFVVTNSSEQLEIIVNDNKEHITQHDVALVIL
- a CDS encoding membrane protein, which gives rise to MIRFLILAGYFELTMYLELSGKLNQYINIRYAYLAYISMVLSFILALVQLYTWTKNIKLHSHLKGKVAQLTSPLILVFPVLVGLLVPTVSLDSTTVAAKGYTFPLAAGASKTGVSDDGTTIQYLKPDTSLYFTKSAYQKEMLNELKKYQGKSAITITTDNYMEVMELIYLYPDEFVDRTIQYTGFVYNEPGHDSYQFLFRFGIIHCIADSGVYGLLTTGNQESYANNTWLTVKGQLHMEYDKTLEQQLPVLQIEEAHQAPEPDNPYVYRVF
- the licT gene encoding transcription antiterminator; translation: MIIKRVLNHNAAISTNHQGLDILLMGKGIAFKKRIGDHIDSEAIEASFVLKNSDNMNRFTELFIAVPQEVVACSERLINLGKIKLGKNLDEILYINLTDHIHSAIERHKQGMIISDPLRWEIRRYYPDEYAIGVKALEVIASELGVALAVDEASFIAMHFVNASLDNPFKEPHRMTEIVSYIEQKVKADFKTELDEVSIDYYRFITHVKLFAQRVLSGMAYDDDETDLLLMVKDKYPEEYHCVRQISHHMKKAYHYQLSSSELLYLTVHIKRLVKNVKE
- the bglH gene encoding 6-phospho-beta-glucosidase, yielding MVCFPKDFLWGGAVAANQVEGAYLTDGKGLSVQDVLPEGGLGDYTAEPTAANLKLEAIDFYHRYKEDVALFAEMGFKVFRTSIAWSRIFPQGDETEPNEAGLQFYDDLFDELIAHGIEPLVTLSHYETPLHLAKVYNGWTDRRMVGFFERFATTVMQRYKNKVKYWLTFNEVNSILHMPFTSGAIMTPKEKLTPQELYQAIHHELVASASVTRLARLINPAFKIGCMILAMPAYPMTSDPRDILAAKQFEQRNLLFSDIQVRGKYPSYAKSFFKEQHIDIQFEPGDSELLAQHTVDFLSFSYYMSVTQSHHPDHYQRGEGNILGGLVNPHLPSSEWGWQIDPIGLRITLNDYYDRYQIPLFIVENGLGAKDKLVQTKDGHWTVQDDYRIDYMRQHLLQVAKAIEDGVDIMGYTSWGCIDCVSMSTAQLSKRYGFIYVDRHDDGSGHLTRYKKKSFAWYQRVIETNGRSLSEES
- a CDS encoding ABC transporter ATP-binding protein codes for the protein MAITHKKNDQLEKMMAGFASIPDFDKPLELNQDGKLVTEKPKPQVKTAKQD
- a CDS encoding permease; the encoded protein is MSLFSNLPPSVLQWFAIFLSIIIEALPFVFLGTILSGCIEVFVTPDLVQRYLPQNKWLRILFGTFIGFVFPSCECGIIPIINRFLEKKVPSYTAVPFLATAPIINPIVLFATYSAFGNSLRFLMLRLLGAILVAVSLGIMLAFIVDENILKESTQPVHCHTYSHESLPKRLYLALAHAIDEFFDTGRYLVFGTLIASAMQIYLPTKVLTAIGHSPLTAILVMMLLAFILSLCSEADAFIGASLLSTFGVAPVLAFLLIGPMVDIKNLMMMLNSFKGAFIVQFISVSAVMITIYCLLVGVL
- the phoB1 gene encoding alkaline phosphatase synthesis transcriptional regulatory protein PhoP codes for the protein MTKRVLLVDDEEPILRLLDYHLAKEGFVTEMVTDGRTALALAEREPYDFIVLDIMLPQLDGIEVCKRLRAKGSKTPIMMVSAKSDEFDKVLALELGADDYVTKPFSPRELLARVKAILRRTEAEISGDGEERREPFYTMSQLRLYPERHEVYKDKELLPLTPKEYELLLYLMKHPNMTLTRERLLERIWGYDFGQETRLVDVHIGKLREKIEDNPKAPQYIQTIRGYGYKFKELKNDRTS